The following are encoded together in the Mugil cephalus isolate CIBA_MC_2020 chromosome 18, CIBA_Mcephalus_1.1, whole genome shotgun sequence genome:
- the slc35b3 gene encoding adenosine 3'-phospho 5'-phosphosulfate transporter 2 isoform X2: MSGKYGLVGYNSSRKHISISIPSSTEVMSPHIKSVEELRVLGINLSSFSAPTQFFICVAGVFVFYLIYGYLQELIFSVEGFKPFGWYLTLVQFGFYSLFGLVELQLTQDKRRRIPGKTYMIIAFLTVGTMGLSNTSLGYLNYPTQVIFKCCKLIPVMIGGVFIQGKRYNVADVSAAVCMSLGLIWFTLADSKVAPNFNVTGVLLISMALCADAAIGNVQEKAMKLHNGSNSEMVLYSYSIGFVYILTGLLCVGGLGPAVAFCSEHPVKTYGYAFFFSLTGYFGISFVLALIKLFGALVAVTVTTGRKAMTIILSFMFFTKPFTFQYIWGGLLVVFGIFLNVYSKNKDKMKLPSIKDLRSWLLTGKKVRFLSQNV, from the exons ATGAGTGGCAAATATGGCCTGGTGGGCTACAACAGTTCCCGGAAGCACATTTCAATCTCCATCCCCTCGTCCACGGAGGTGATGTCACCCCACATAAAGTCTGTGGAGGAGCTGAGGGTTCTGGGGATCAACCTGAGCAGCTTCAGTGCTCCGACACAGTTCTTCATCTGCGTGGCCGGAGTGTTCGTCTTTTACCTTATCTACGGATACTTGCAG GAGTTGATATTTTCCGTGGAGGGATTCAAACCTTTCGGTTGGTACCTCACTTTGGTCCAGTTCGGCTTCTATTCTCTGTTTGGACTTGTAGAGCTTCAGCTCACACAGGACAAACGCAGGAG gaTTCCCGGAAAGACCTATATGATCATAGCTTTCCTAACTGTGGGCACTATGGGCCTTTCCAACACCTCTCTAGGCTACTTGAACTACCCCACGCAGGTCATCTTCAAGTGCTGTAAACTCATCCCAGTCATGATAGGAGGAGTGTTTATTCAAG gtAAACGTTATAATGTGGCTGatgtgtctgctgctgtctgcATGAGTCTGGGACTCATCTGGTTTACCCTGGCTGACAGCAAGGTCGCACCCAACTTCAACGTCACAG GCGTTCTCCTGATCTCCATGGCGCTGTGTGCGGACGCCGCCATTGGAAACGTGCAGGAGAAAGCCATGAAGCTCCACAACGGCTCCAACTCTGAAATG GTGCTGTACTCGTACTCTATTGGTTTTGTCTACATACTGACGGGCCTGCTCTGTGTGGGGGGCCTGGGACCAGCAGTGGCATTCTGCTCAGAG catCCTGTGAAGACGTACGGTTAtgcattcttcttctctcttacGGGTTATTTTGGGATCTCCTTTGTGCTGGCCTTAATCAAGCTCTTTGGTGCCCTCGTCGCAGTGACAG TGACCACTGGAAGAAAGGCCATGACTATCATACTTTCCTTCATGTTCTTCACAAAACCATTCACTTTTCA ATACATCTGGGGCGGCCTCCTGGTGGTCTTCGGCATCTTCTTGAATgtttacagtaaaaacaaagacaaaatgaagcTTCCCTCCATCAAGGACCTCAGGAGCTGGCTGCTAACCGGAAAGAAAGTCAGATTCCTCTCACAGAACGTATAG
- the slc35b3 gene encoding adenosine 3'-phospho 5'-phosphosulfate transporter 2 isoform X1: MDSSAQPPAATDRMSGKYGLVGYNSSRKHISISIPSSTEVMSPHIKSVEELRVLGINLSSFSAPTQFFICVAGVFVFYLIYGYLQELIFSVEGFKPFGWYLTLVQFGFYSLFGLVELQLTQDKRRRIPGKTYMIIAFLTVGTMGLSNTSLGYLNYPTQVIFKCCKLIPVMIGGVFIQGKRYNVADVSAAVCMSLGLIWFTLADSKVAPNFNVTGVLLISMALCADAAIGNVQEKAMKLHNGSNSEMVLYSYSIGFVYILTGLLCVGGLGPAVAFCSEHPVKTYGYAFFFSLTGYFGISFVLALIKLFGALVAVTVTTGRKAMTIILSFMFFTKPFTFQYIWGGLLVVFGIFLNVYSKNKDKMKLPSIKDLRSWLLTGKKVRFLSQNV; encoded by the exons CCTCCAGCAGCCACGGACAGGATGAGTGGCAAATATGGCCTGGTGGGCTACAACAGTTCCCGGAAGCACATTTCAATCTCCATCCCCTCGTCCACGGAGGTGATGTCACCCCACATAAAGTCTGTGGAGGAGCTGAGGGTTCTGGGGATCAACCTGAGCAGCTTCAGTGCTCCGACACAGTTCTTCATCTGCGTGGCCGGAGTGTTCGTCTTTTACCTTATCTACGGATACTTGCAG GAGTTGATATTTTCCGTGGAGGGATTCAAACCTTTCGGTTGGTACCTCACTTTGGTCCAGTTCGGCTTCTATTCTCTGTTTGGACTTGTAGAGCTTCAGCTCACACAGGACAAACGCAGGAG gaTTCCCGGAAAGACCTATATGATCATAGCTTTCCTAACTGTGGGCACTATGGGCCTTTCCAACACCTCTCTAGGCTACTTGAACTACCCCACGCAGGTCATCTTCAAGTGCTGTAAACTCATCCCAGTCATGATAGGAGGAGTGTTTATTCAAG gtAAACGTTATAATGTGGCTGatgtgtctgctgctgtctgcATGAGTCTGGGACTCATCTGGTTTACCCTGGCTGACAGCAAGGTCGCACCCAACTTCAACGTCACAG GCGTTCTCCTGATCTCCATGGCGCTGTGTGCGGACGCCGCCATTGGAAACGTGCAGGAGAAAGCCATGAAGCTCCACAACGGCTCCAACTCTGAAATG GTGCTGTACTCGTACTCTATTGGTTTTGTCTACATACTGACGGGCCTGCTCTGTGTGGGGGGCCTGGGACCAGCAGTGGCATTCTGCTCAGAG catCCTGTGAAGACGTACGGTTAtgcattcttcttctctcttacGGGTTATTTTGGGATCTCCTTTGTGCTGGCCTTAATCAAGCTCTTTGGTGCCCTCGTCGCAGTGACAG TGACCACTGGAAGAAAGGCCATGACTATCATACTTTCCTTCATGTTCTTCACAAAACCATTCACTTTTCA ATACATCTGGGGCGGCCTCCTGGTGGTCTTCGGCATCTTCTTGAATgtttacagtaaaaacaaagacaaaatgaagcTTCCCTCCATCAAGGACCTCAGGAGCTGGCTGCTAACCGGAAAGAAAGTCAGATTCCTCTCACAGAACGTATAG